AGCTTCAAGCCCGTCCGTTTTCATTCGACCTACAGCCCCGCTTTGTTCTGTATTCCATTTATACTTACGACCTTCTATCTGAACACTTCTGATTTCGTCTAAATCATGATCCTCTGAGGCCATCCAGTAAACAGGCACAAAATCATACTCTGGATATTTTGCTTTTAGCTGCTTACAAGCATTGATTACTGTAATAATCTTAAAATGAAAATATAACGGGCCGGTAAAAATATTGAGCTGATGCCCTGTGGTGACTGTAAATGTTTTTTCATCACCCAGACTATCTATATTCTTATTAACAGCTTCTTCAACTTTAGACACTTGTGCGTATTGAGATTTCAGAACCTCCACAAGCACTTCTCTATTGACCTTATGTTCAGATTTCTCCTTTACTTGCTCTTGAAAAGCTTCTAGATTAGGATAGCGGTGGTAGAATTTCTTTAGTTCTTCTTTTTGCTGAACAAAATCATTAAAAATAGGTGCGAAAAGACCTGTTTCAGAAAAATCAATACATTCTACCTTCATATTATTTAGGTTACAAAATTATACTACACAAAGATTTCTATTTGCTATTTATTAAGGTCAATTATCCAGCATCTCAATTATTTTGTCAAAAAGACACTGTATTATTACTTCATATTACCATACAAGTCAAACTCGGTGGCATCCGTGATTTCTACTTCCACAAAATCGCCAATTCTGGCATAGCTTTCTGTAGCATCAATCAAGACTTCATTATCAACTTCAGGTGAGTCATGCTCTGTTCTACCAATGAAGAAACCACCTTCTTTTCTATCTACCAACACCTTAAAAGTCTTACCAATTTTCTCTTCGTTTAACTCTTGAGAAATTTGAGTTTGTAATTCCATTACGGCATCCGCTCTATCTTGTTTGATTTCAGCAGGAACATCATCTTCAAAACTAAAAGCATGCGTGTTTTCTTCATGTGAATAAGGAAAAATACCTAAGCGATCAAACCTTGTATTTCTAACAAAATCCATCATTTCTTGAAAATCTTCCTCTGTTTCACCAGGATGCCCAGCAATCAAGGTGGTTCGTAAAGCTATACCCGGAACTTTCTCTCTAATTTTTGCGATCAAGGCTTCTTGCTTCTCACGTGTAGTTCCTCTTCGCATCATTTTCAGCATTTTAGTTGAGCCATGCTGAAGGGGCATATCCAAATAATTGCAGATATTATCTCGCTCTGCCATCACATCCAATATATCTTCAGGGAAACCCGTAGGAAAAGCGTAATGCAATCTTATCCATTCTATCCCTTCTACATCAGAAAGTTGTTTCAACAACTCGGCAAGATTTCTTTTTTTATAAATATCGAGTCCGTAATAGGTAGAATCTTGAGCAATAAGCAAGATTTCTTTTGTGCCATTTCTGGCCATATTCTTGGCTTCTTTCACCAATTCCTCAATAGGTCGAGAAACGTGTTTTCCTCGCATGATAGGAATAGCGCAGAAAGAGCATGGCCTATCACAACCCTCTGCTATTTTCATGTAAGCAAAATGATTGGCAGTAGTGGTAATCCTTTCCCCCACTAATTCATGCTTATAATCAGCATTGAATTTTTTTAATAGCATTGGCAATTCCATAGTGCCAAAAAAAGCATCAACCTGTGGAATTTCCTTTTCTAAATCATCTTTATATCGTTGAGAAAGACAGCCTGTAACATAAAGCTTTTCAATCAAACCTTCCTCCTTGGCATCTGCATAGCGTAAAATGGTGTCTATTGATTCTTGCTTGGCATTATCAATAAACCCGCAAGTATTCACCACTATGATGTTGGAATCATCTTTATCTGATTCGTGCGTCACATCGATCTGATTTCCCCTCAACTGCGTGATCATCACCTCTGAATCCACCAAGTTTTTGGAACATCCCAAGGTTACTACATTAACTTTGTCCTTCTTTAATCCTTTCGTCTTCAAAATATCTCCTCTTTAAAATAAATTTTTTAGTACACTTCACTTAGCTTATGACTTTGGCATCAATGTTGAGAATGCCTTACTGCCAAATATGTGTGGTTGCATATTTGACGTTATTTAAAGACGCAAAGTTAATCAAATATTAGAGGAATTGTTTCAGATGTGATGAATTCCCATCAATTCTCTATTTACAAGTTTAGCTTGTCAGAATATATAATATCTTTGCATCCCAATGGAATCAATCATCAAGAAAAGCATAGTTTTATTACTGACTATTTCAATCTTCGCATGTGATGTGGATAGCAACTGCAATAGTGTTAATGTAGATTTTGTTACATTTAGCACCGTGACGTTAAATGCCAATGCTGAAGAACAAAATGTTGGGGTTGTGTTTGATAGTATTGTTAGTCCACAAACCGATGACTATTTCTTTTTAGCCGATACCCTGAGTAGTTTTCAACTTCCCTTAAGTCCGGTGGAAAATCACACAGATTTCTACTTCTACTCTGGAACACGTGGAGATACGATAAGTTTCACATATGAAAAAAGAAATAGTGTAGACTCACCTGAATGTGGTTTTAATATTGACTTTATTGGTTTGGATACTGCTTTTCAAACTTTTGATTCTTTAGTAATTGTTAATGATACCTTAAAAAGGACTGTAAATGCGCCTAATATTAAGTTGTTTGTTTTTTAGCTTATTGAGCATTTCACTTTTTGGTCAAGTACCAAATAGCAGTGACAATGTTGATACTGTTCAGCAAAGAGTTGTGGAACCGAAGCGTCCAAAGGTGCCCAAATCCTTCTTTATTCCAACTGGACTGAGAATCGGGACTGACTTAGTTGCCTTAGGCGTGAGTGCATTTGGAAATAATCGACAACGATATGAGGTTCAAGGAGATATTGATTTCCATAGAATTTATTTGACTGGATCTTATGGAGTTAGTCAATATTTGATAAGAGCTAACAACTTTAATTATGCCAATTCAGGGAATTATTATAGAATTGGACTAGAAGCTGACTTCCTGAAATTTGACCCCGATCACAATACTTTGACTTTTGGGTTAAGATATGCAAGAGCCAACTATTCTGAATCCTTAGTAACTAGTATAATTGATCCCGTTTACGGGCTTTATGACCAAAATTTAACCAATGAAAACGTTGGAGCACGCTGGTTTGAAATGACAACTGGGCTGAGAGTCATGGTTTTAAAAAATCTCTATATGGGATACAATTTTAGAATTCAATTGAACAGAAAGTTATTCAATACAGATCAATTCAGTTCATATGATATCCCGGGTTTTGGAAGGGCGGAATTCAAAAACAGATGGACCTTCAATTATTATTTAGCCTACAGAATAGCCTGGAGGGAAAAGCAAATTATGGAAAAAACTCGTTAAACTCGTTTAAAAAATGAGTCAACAAATTCCATTTTGTTGAACACTTGCAAATCCTCTACTTTTTCACCGACTCCGATATATTTTACAGGAATTTTGAATTCTTCGGAAATACCAATTACTACACCCCCTTTTGCTGTCCCATCCAATTTAGTGATGGCCAAAGCACTAACTTCAGTGGCTTTCGTAAACTCTCGAGCTTGAATCATGGCGTTTTGACCAGTAGATCCATCCAACACTAACAGTACCTCATGAGGAGCTTCACTTACAAACTTCTGAATTACCCTTTTAATTTTAGACAACTCATTCATTAAATTGACTTTGGTGTGTAATCTACCCGCTGTATCTATAATTACAATATCAGCTTCTTCCTCAACCCCTTGCTTTACAGCATCAAAAGCCACTGAGGCCGGATCGGTATTCATTCCATGGGA
This is a stretch of genomic DNA from Marivirga harenae. It encodes these proteins:
- the rimO gene encoding 30S ribosomal protein S12 methylthiotransferase RimO, encoding MKTKGLKKDKVNVVTLGCSKNLVDSEVMITQLRGNQIDVTHESDKDDSNIIVVNTCGFIDNAKQESIDTILRYADAKEEGLIEKLYVTGCLSQRYKDDLEKEIPQVDAFFGTMELPMLLKKFNADYKHELVGERITTTANHFAYMKIAEGCDRPCSFCAIPIMRGKHVSRPIEELVKEAKNMARNGTKEILLIAQDSTYYGLDIYKKRNLAELLKQLSDVEGIEWIRLHYAFPTGFPEDILDVMAERDNICNYLDMPLQHGSTKMLKMMRRGTTREKQEALIAKIREKVPGIALRTTLIAGHPGETEEDFQEMMDFVRNTRFDRLGIFPYSHEENTHAFSFEDDVPAEIKQDRADAVMELQTQISQELNEEKIGKTFKVLVDRKEGGFFIGRTEHDSPEVDNEVLIDATESYARIGDFVEVEITDATEFDLYGNMK
- a CDS encoding DUF6452 family protein, which translates into the protein MESIIKKSIVLLLTISIFACDVDSNCNSVNVDFVTFSTVTLNANAEEQNVGVVFDSIVSPQTDDYFFLADTLSSFQLPLSPVENHTDFYFYSGTRGDTISFTYEKRNSVDSPECGFNIDFIGLDTAFQTFDSLVIVNDTLKRTVNAPNIKLFVF
- a CDS encoding DUF6048 family protein; this translates as MRLILSCLFFSLLSISLFGQVPNSSDNVDTVQQRVVEPKRPKVPKSFFIPTGLRIGTDLVALGVSAFGNNRQRYEVQGDIDFHRIYLTGSYGVSQYLIRANNFNYANSGNYYRIGLEADFLKFDPDHNTLTFGLRYARANYSESLVTSIIDPVYGLYDQNLTNENVGARWFEMTTGLRVMVLKNLYMGYNFRIQLNRKLFNTDQFSSYDIPGFGRAEFKNRWTFNYYLAYRIAWREKQIMEKTR